CACACCTCCAGTAGCCAGAAGGTCATCAATGAGCAGAACCTTTTGTCCTGGAGCCACTGCATCCTCCTGGATTTCTGCCTCAGCCTGGAGGAGCAGAAAGTAAACAGCGGTCAACAGCTGCATGCAGGAGTTAAATTCAGTACCTTATAAGAATTCTACTTTTTACTTCCCACAGCTTGTCAGAGAGCCAGCTCATTAATTTATGTAAAGACAGTCTAACATATAGAGCTCAGGGCTCTGAATGAACCTTTTTCATCAGTATCTCAAATCTGTTCCAAActgatgtattttcttttacttatttattttgccCTTtaggcttatcctgtgagttcacaGCGGAGcgttgtccacatgttgatttagcacagtctttacaccagatgcccttcctgacacaaccctccccagtttctactgggcttggaccagcactgcacagctggcgAGGGGAATGCTTGTTAGCCCAGACTTTGATAGCCAGGGCtgaggatcgaaccactgaacctgtggcccgtggatgactgcctttaccaactgagctacagccaccccacaATTGCAAACTGATGTTTAACTTACTAAAAACTGAAACCTCAGCATGTTCATTAAAATTCTTTACCTTGCCATACTCCAGATCATAGGCCACAGACAAAGTGGGTCCAGGTAGTTTGCCTTTCTTTCTGACCAGGACAAAGCCGATACCCAGCCGCTGGGCAAGCAGAGGCCCGAACAGGAAACCACGAGCATCTAACCCTGCAtttgcatgcacgcacacatacacaaacacaacaggacGTATATTTGGTAATAACCTAATCTGTTGTTTGATCCCGGTCACATTTTTGCTGTAAAACTGACTGATGTCAGACTGTCCAAATCTACatggtcttaaaaaaaaaaaaagggcacatGTTTATTGCTTCTATATCAAATCTATCTAACCTGCTGCAAAGGAGAAAATGTACGTGTCACAAAGAAGATCTAAAAAAATAGTGTAATCTGTAGTCTGTAAAACAGGTGTGACTTTATAACTGTAGGTAGTTCCTGACCACGTCCCAGTGGGGACAAAACTCTTTCTTTAAGACTCATTGGGTAAAGGAGTGATTCACTTTTTTCCTTACCTATTATCAAATCAACCTCCTTGTAATTCTTCCTCACATGTTCTTCAAACAGGTCAGTAACTGCTGTCAGAGTGGCTGGATCCTTCAGGATGGGACAGATATCTCTGGAGgatacacacacatcacattacaTCATCATCCAGTCCAGTACAATGGATAAAAATAGAAACTAGATCAATACTGTGACAACACACTTCTAGAAAAGTTAGTTACTTAGGAAAACCTGCTTAATTTATGGATAAATTCAGTAGTGGCCCTGTTGCAAATACTGCAAGTGTCCTCTATGTTTCCCCCACAATGAAGGAAATGCAGTAAAGTGTGGTCTGTAAGATGCCCCCCATAGTAAAGAATATGCAGTGACCCTTAGATGCAAAATGCAACAGGGGCCCCTAAAATGTTCCTGCTGACCAAATAGTGTATATTTGTTGTCCGCTGATATCAGGTGCCCTTTTGATCTTTTCGCTCCAATAGCCAGTCAACCTGCGCATATGGATTACTAAACGGCCGGAAGCTCTGTTAACAGCAGGTCAGGCCTTTATTGTGATAAAGAGAATTCATGTACATCACTGGGAGCACTCACTTTTTTGCATGTTACCATGCAGACAAACATCATTAATAACTCCTATGTCCTGACGATTCCAGTCCCTTGGTTGTTGCAAGAATGTGTTATTAACGTATGCATCACTGCTTATTCTTATGTTATCATATGCATGAATTCGTAATGTAACATCACCTCCACATAGCCCATCAACAACACTACAGTATACAGTGTTTAAAGCACTTTGTTTTTTCGGTCGAGTATTTCTACTTATGTTAAATAAGTACTTGCGTTTACCTTCAGGGTTGTGTACTCATTCTACTTCTGGTTGTTTATCTCCCTAAGTTTAAACTACATTACAGGTTGTGGAGTAAACAGGTGAACCTCAGGTgcacaaacactgcacaaacacgcacactAATTGTGTAGGAGATACGGAACTTAAATATATTGAAGTTATGAGTCTTAATAAGCTACAACTGCAGAATGGTCTTGACCTTTACATGAGACCAAAGTCTCTACTTTCGTTATCTGTTTCCTGGGCAACAAGCGCCGACACGTACCGTGTGGGCTCCTCTCTCAGTCACATGGAGCTTTTCTCCACCCTGTGCGGCTCTGACGCTGCTGAAGAATCCGACTACACTGTGCAAAACAGAGCTCGTGCGCGGTTAAAAACATTGTATCTTACCTGAACAGGATACCTTTCTTTGGAAAGTCTGGAAAGGTTCGGATGTGTCTCTGAAGCAGCTGGAGTTTGGAAAGGGAGTCTGCTGCCATCTTGACCAACAGACTTTCAGTGAGTGCTGCTCTcgcttccttttctctttttcacacacCGCGTTAGGACCCATTAGCGCCCCCTTCCGGATGGAAATGCACAGGAAACATGACTGATTGTTGTTTTGACTACAGAGCAATTAAAGAGCTCAGTATGCAAAGTTCAGGTGCTGTTCTACTTTTGATCCTAACTTTCGCTCTGTAACACAAACTAAAGTGAAATCATTATACTTTTTTAAGGAGAGTTATAGTTGAgagcctggtggctcagcggTAGAGACTTgtgttggaatgcagaaggccatgTTTTTGAATCCTGGCCCGACCAGCACCAAGTGCCTTCTTTAGTGTAACATCGGGAGTCTTAATCTGTCCTGTGCAGCCACTGAGACATGGTCAGGAACTACCTACAGTAGATATAAGACATATTCTACAAACAtttactctagtaaaagtataagtGCCACATTAACATCTTTacctaagtaaaagtacttgattTATGGTTTAATGTaagtatttaagtaaaattactTGACTTTTCTCTCTATGTCCCTTTCTGTTAACCAATGCTGCTTTTATCATCCAATAcatatatattgtgtattttataagATTATAGATCATTCAACTAAAATTAAGGACCCTCATATATCAACAAAATTACATCATTGATATGGTTCACACTTTGAgtaacaaacaaatcaatgatAATCATTAATTATTACAGGTGTCAAACCTAATATGCAGTgcttcaagtgtgtgtgtggtggtggtggtggtgataaTCACTAGTATTCCAGTATAATGACACCTTAGTTATTGGTAAGCTGTTTTGgttgaatgctttttttttattttcacactccGCATCTTATGACACCACATGGTAACAATGGCAATTTCTATTTCGTTAGTGATTCATTTGATTGAAAAAAGTGGTAAAAAGTGGTGTGATTATAATGGCTGTTTTTGATAACTGTGTATTTGTGGTAATGTTGTATCCTTTGGGgtaactttgtgtttttgtgattatttcatgacatattttgtcttttttttttgtctctgcacCCTGTGTCGATGCCTGTTCAGTAAACCAGACATGATTAAGCACAAACATCTGCAACATAACCAGTACTTACCTGGTCACTTTCCACCACCAATGGCTAAAGCAAAGAGACCTTCAAACCGATGGCAAATGTTTAAGGTTAAAGAGGTGCATATATGGTCTGAGCTGCACAAAccatgaaaaagtaaataaatactgaCCTAAATGCTTTTTGACTTTCCGTTCAGTTATTAGTGTCATGACTAAGTCTGTACAGTAGGTGGCAATGTAGGCCACAATTTCACTTTATGTACGTCGAAGACAACGACGACGAAGAAGGCGTTTCTTCCTGTTAAAGAGACGACTATGCACATCGCTAACAGCTTCTCCTTCATTACTTTACATCATGTTAGCAGGTAGCAGTATCGTGACTCTGTTGCTCAGGTGTGGTAGACTCGTGTCTGCTGACTGTGCCAAGGCTCCGTCATCTCTCAGAGCAGTTCCCCGTCAACTAGGGACAACGTTACATACTGGGAGCGTCAGTCTCATCCAGAGAAGGGCCCGGAGCGGCACGCAGCGCAGCGACGTTAGCGCAGGTCAGTGGTGCTGTTGGGACGCTGGCTACTTCTCACTACTCCTCGTTTTCTTCACTTGCGTCTTATCGTGTCTCCTGTGTGCTTAACAGTGGACAGACCTTGCTCATAAATGTCCAGCTTCTAAGGAGACGTTGTGTAGTGTACCGTGGTGTAGACAGTTTAACGTTGGATAGTCAGCCATTTAGTGCAGTTcatctttaatacattttaacgGAGAAAACTAATCTCCACCAGATTTGTTGTGCATTATGgacaaaaagtgtgttttctttacccCACAATCCGTGTTTGAGGTGTAGTTGAGAGGGAAATGAGAGACTGAAGACAGGGACCAACTCTAAAGTGCACATGCAGCGTGGCCAACAGGGCTAATAAACGTTTATCTCATTACCCTCAGTTCCcactttctttgtgttgttttacaaataattagAACCAACTTCATAATCATTTGAGGCTACTCATTACATGTAGATGAGTTGGATTTTACATAAAATCATGCAACATGCACTGATGGGGTGTATTAGCGTTTTTTTTACCCAGtagctgctttattttttgACTGACAAAGTTCAACCCACTTTTATTGAGATCTGGGTGTCCTCCCACTGCATGCACAACCTCTAGATTTTGATTGAGTTTGTTGCCATTGCATTTAATTATAGAATTAACTCTTTATCAGTCTagcctgtttttgtttgctaATATATCTTCTATTTATAATGGATCAAAATCTAGAGATTGTGCATGCAGCGTGAGGAGACCCACATGTTAATAAAAGTGTTTGAAAGTGTGTCAGAGAAAATTTGAGAACACAATTGGAATAAAATTCTGTAACACCTTATTAGTACATATAGCATGATTTGATCCAAAAAATGGGACATGTGCATTTACTGAGTGCACTCAGATAAGTATAAAGTTGATCTGTAATATctagaaaacaacaattttgtTAAACCTCAAAAGTGACCTTTCTAGATTGGGTCTATATGTTTATTAGACAGCTATTGTCAAAAAACACAGTGTAACAGGCAACTGGGCCATGTTGTGTGCGATTTATCAGAAATGTAGTAGGAGGAGGAGACCCTTATAAAAAACACTTGGGTTCACATATTTCAAACATTAAGTGTCAAAAAATATTAACTAAAAACAAGGTATAATAGCATATTTGTCCACAacgcatgttttctttttttaacaagagCTGTTAAAGATCATAGGAGGGGGTATAagccaaaatgttttacatttgttttattaaatttatttaattaaatttaatttgttaagTTTCTATTAATAGATGCATGTTAGTGATTTTTAGCAAAGAATTGGAAAAATTCCTCAAATATTTATTGTTCCATACTTCTGACCTGATCTCTGTTCACTCATGAGATTGATGTCTCTCATAGCCACAGTATCAACAGATCAGTTGGTTGCCCTCAGCTCATTTGTGAGGACCACGCAATGACATTTAGAACGGGCCCCCTCTGTGATCTCTATCACACACTCACTTCTAGTTCAGTTTTTAACCTCATGCTCATTGTTTTACTTCCTGTCTAGTTTTATGCCACAGAGCCAGAACACGTGCCTCTACCCACTTACAAACTGAACAGCAGCTGCTTTGCATTTTAACACGCTTCTGTCCCTCTGACCTCGCTGTAGCCTGCTGACCCGTGAGGCCAGCACTGGGAATTGTGGGAAGTCAAGCCTTGTCTCAATATGTTGTCTTCCTTCCAAGGAAAGCTGGTGCGGAATGGCGAAGATAAGAAAGCAGTGGTGAGTCTCAGATCTGATATTTGGATTTCCCCTCCTTACAGTAAAATAGAGTAAATACTCTCATAACTACAGATTCCAGTGTGGATAAAGTTTTTCTGTTATCACAGGCTCATACCTCATGTCATAGTAAAGTCCCTTTTCTTCATTATGTCTCATCACTGTTTTCAGATCTGTATTGAGGGGAACATTGCCAGTGGGAAGACAACATGTCTGGAGTACTTCAGCAAAACCAGCAACATTGAGGTAAAACAAGTCTCCTTCATAGTCCTGTTATTTGAAATTAGAAATTAGTTTAGGAGGGCTTTAAAGTAAaagatgaataattaaaaataaatgcctaCCTTTGCCTGAATCACATACTTTCCTTACAAATTTGGTCTGTCATAAAAGAGGACATGGATAGGAAAAAAACAACCGCTAAAATCAcaagtgtttctttcttttctcttggtTTTTCCAGGTCCTTACTGAACCAGTCTCTAAATGGCGGAATGTCCGTGGCCACAATCCTCTGGTACTGTACACGACTGTGATGTTGTCATTGTGTTATTAGACTGACCTGAAATCAgacttttttaataaaccagGACCTTATATTATTTGCTGGATTGATTGTTGGTGCATCACAAAGCAATggtcctttttaaaatgaagggtttaaaagaaaaaagatggaaTGGCCCACTAGAAGCCTAGAAGTTAGTATTTTTGACATTTCGAATGAACTCTTTACTTTCATGGTATATTTTACTTAGATTTGGATATGCTAACCTGTGTACTGTGTTTACAAGTGATTGCTTGATAAAGTGGTGGCAGTTGTGAAGGGATCATTAAACTGGCTTATTGGGCCAAAGGTCACTTTGGTCCAAAGTGGCCACAGCCACTTTATAAAAGAAACGTATTTCTTGTTTGAGAGGCATAGAGCTCAGttaaattatacaaaaatacttcccaaaaagagagggaaaaaagtaccaaaaagacaaatgaacagTAAAATTGAAAAATCCCCCAAATCCATTAAAAAGAACCCATAGAGACAAAAACTACCATAAGTGGGGCAAAGCATGACAGTCTCATTTGAATTAGTCTTGTGTCTTATGCAGTATTGGGGTCTATATGAGAAAtagagtggggggggggggggtttcagGCTCTTTTTCTCATAATCCATTCATGGTGGCATTAAGTCCAAAAAGGTCAGGATCCATCCTCAGGGGAACGTGCTTCACCACATCAAAACAGGTGGATCTGTTTCCAGTAGCTGTAGTGGTATATGAATGGATTACCCATATGTCTGCCATGCTGTTTGTGTCAGCTGTTTTTGTCCCTGCAGGGTCTGATGTACCAGGACCCTGAGCGCTGGGGCATCACACTGCAGACCTATGTTCAGCTCACTATGCTGGATAGGCACCTGTCATTCATAGTAAGTGgtgataaaaaacacacaacctcATCAGGAAATCAACTGCATGTACTAAgagtttgttgctgttgttgtttctagTCAGCTCCCGTGAGAATGATGGAGAGGTCGATCTTCAGCGCCAAGTACATCTTTGTGGAGAATCTCTTCAGAAGGtagttttctctgtgttcaaAGTGTCTGCATCAGATCAAAACACAGTTCTTTGATGGCGTATTCTGGGGCTGTATTACAGAAATGTGTTAACTTGCAGATCCTCATCTAATTGTTCGGTAATCATGGTAACCAGAGTTAGGATCCAATTTGGAAAAAAGCCATTACAGATAAAAAGTTCCTGAGTCAATGTTCTTATCCCAACTTCAGACTTAAGCTTCCACAGAACCAAAGTCTTGCCATCTCCTAACTTTATGCAGTGTTGCATACTTCTAGGAAAAAATGTCAGCtaaataatttctaataaaattaCACTACACAACAGAATTATGCGATGCCATTATTACTGAGACAGCTGAGACCATGTCAGACTTTTACTGAGACTTGGAAGGGAAGCAGAGGAAGGAAGTAGAAAGGTATTCTAAGCAAAGCTAGTTAACTAATGTTATCAATGTGCCTCTGTAGCAAACTCAATTcactttaactttatttatataggcGAGTTCACAAAGTcacctcaaggcactttacagaataaagtcaagactataaagtaCAGAAAACCCAACTATTTCCCCCaagagcaagccctaggcaacagtggagaggaaaaactccatttAACGAgcgaaacctccagcagaaccaggctcagggtgggtggcaaTCTGCCTTGACGggttgggatgagtggaaagtggaaagggaaaagaaaagagcaacaaaaagcgacaacaaaacattgggttGGTTGGTGGGagcagtagctgcacactggaaaatatACAGCTCCAccgctggggacacctgcagaaatctTATCTGGTGATCCAGCAATTATTCCACTCTGGAGAATGTTGTATGACTAATATTGAacaattattgtatttgtttctcaacttagctaATACCGGGCTAATTGTACATACATGTTTACGAACAGTAATctctaaaaacacattcacagtttcatcaaacaagtttctctgTGGCTAAACCCACAGAACTCTGTAAGAAACTGTGTTCCTcgacagctacacactgaacctttgcgcgtctaccttgttgtggtcctcactaccttgtagtcagttcctttgctccagttatGTCTCTCTTGTATTCCAGACTAGCACAGCTAAACTGaactctcttgtaacaaaaccaTCCTTATGCTTTGTTTCCCTGACAACTTGACAACAatcttaaaaggtaaactacaaaggcaaactataaTGCAATCATCAAAGCCaaatgatgtcactaatgacatcatcagtacacctaAACATATACCTCCTAATCCAATTAACCTTATACAGCATAAACAAAAAACGAGAGGAAACCGTGGTTGGCACATTCATACTATGGTGTTCTCTATTCTTTCTTCTGGTGTCAGAGGTTATTAGGTTTACACCATAGGACAGGGGTCCCCAAACTTTTTTCCTGTGAGGGCCACATAACTTTTCCCTTCTCTGATGGGAGCCGGGGACAGTTtgtaacagaaaatgtgtgACGATCGCAGGGGTCCCTAAAcgtaaaaatgtattattttccagAAAGCCACACTTAACCAAATATTAATAACCCTTTTTGGGatcttcacagaaaaaaaagtccggaaaaataattaataacactattaatgaaataaataataaccaaATAACCCTTTCTTGGATCTTCACTGAAAAAAGTCAGGAAATAAATAACACTATTTGTGAAATAATAACCGGTTCCCACACAATCGCACACCGAATTCCTCCTTCAGCATTTTGAGTGCTTCCACACAC
The nucleotide sequence above comes from Channa argus isolate prfri chromosome 1, Channa argus male v1.0, whole genome shotgun sequence. Encoded proteins:
- the aprt gene encoding adenine phosphoribosyltransferase — its product is MAADSLSKLQLLQRHIRTFPDFPKKGILFRDICPILKDPATLTAVTDLFEEHVRKNYKEVDLIIGLDARGFLFGPLLAQRLGIGFVLVRKKGKLPGPTLSVAYDLEYGKAEAEIQEDAVAPGQKVLLIDDLLATGGTLYAACELMRKQQAEVLGCMVIIELKELNGIDRLKQHSVFSLVQY
- the tk2 gene encoding thymidine kinase 2, mitochondrial isoform X1, which gives rise to MLAGSSIVTLLLRCGRLVSADCAKAPSSLRAVPRQLGTTLHTGSVSLIQRRARSGTQRSDVSAGKLVRNGEDKKAVICIEGNIASGKTTCLEYFSKTSNIEVLTEPVSKWRNVRGHNPLGLMYQDPERWGITLQTYVQLTMLDRHLSFISAPVRMMERSIFSAKYIFVENLFRSAKMPEVDYAVLGEWFDWITTNISIPVDLIVYLQTSPQICHERLKQRCREEEKVIPLEYLESIHQLYEEWLIKRTSAPLPAPVLVIPADHDLEKMLHYYEENRDKILAASCL
- the tk2 gene encoding thymidine kinase 2, mitochondrial isoform X2 produces the protein MLSSFQGKLVRNGEDKKAVICIEGNIASGKTTCLEYFSKTSNIEVLTEPVSKWRNVRGHNPLGLMYQDPERWGITLQTYVQLTMLDRHLSFISAPVRMMERSIFSAKYIFVENLFRSAKMPEVDYAVLGEWFDWITTNISIPVDLIVYLQTSPQICHERLKQRCREEEKVIPLEYLESIHQLYEEWLIKRTSAPLPAPVLVIPADHDLEKMLHYYEENRDKILAASCL